Below is a genomic region from Methanobacterium sp..
ATCAAAATTGGGAATATTATTGCTGTTGCAAGTGTTACCAGTATTCCTGGGCTGAACAGGTTTGGTGGTATTCCGATAAACATGGTTGCAAATAAGCTTGCAAGTACGAATATCAATAAACCCTTTGTGATATAAGTGTATGCCCTGTATTTTGACATGTACTCGAGCATTGGCCCTTCTATAACATCTGCTTTGGTTTTCATTATGGCAAATGGGTATTCGTTGAGTAATATCATGGAACCAATGAAATAGACGACAGCACCTATGGCACCAGCTACAGTAAAGAGTACTGGACCATTTAACTGCTGAAATGCAATTATATTGCTGAGGTATATGCTTTTAGACATTGCAACAGGCACGAAAAGCGCTATATAAAGTGGGAATGACCCGAAAGCTATAAGTCTAAATGCACGCAGGGTACTCAGTTCTTCAATAAATGAACGTGTTGCATCCACGTGTTTAGCTCCTTTTGCATGGTCTGGGAAAGGCATGTTTACTGATAATACTGATTTGGAAAGTGAACCCATAAACATGTATGTGATCTCTTCAACTTTTAGCAATCCTACAACTGCTATAATACTTGCTAATCCTCCTAAGAAGTACATTTGAGGCATTATGATTAATAATATGGCTGTTACTATAATTAAGCTGATTAAAGGAATTGCATTGT
It encodes:
- a CDS encoding NADH-quinone oxidoreductase subunit H, translating into MDTSMIISSAIAVVGTLIIAFAVSVWLPGIERKFVQARIQQRVGPPISSPGLMAPIKFFFKEAITPNSPMPRLYNAIPLISLIIVTAILLIIMPQMYFLGGLASIIAVVGLLKVEEITYMFMGSLSKSVLSVNMPFPDHAKGAKHVDATRSFIEELSTLRAFRLIAFGSFPLYIALFVPVAMSKSIYLSNIIAFQQLNGPVLFTVAGAIGAVVYFIGSMILLNEYPFAIMKTKADVIEGPMLEYMSKYRAYTYITKGLLIFVLASLFATMFIGIPPNLFSPGILVTLATAIIFPILIASMSAFSPVFTFKQFYPVVAVTSILGAVAIAASFL